The segment TCAGTCGAGGCGGAGCTGGGCAATGTCGGTGGGAAGCTGGGGGACCCGGATTACGGGACCGATGGCTACACGAAACCCGATGAGGCGAAGGAATTTGTCGAGCGCACCGGAGTTGATTCACTTGCAGTTGCAATCGGTACGGCACACGGCGTCTATAAGGGCGAGCCGAACCTCGATTTGGAGCTCCTTCGCACTCTGCGGGAGACAGTCGATGTCCCACTCGTTCTCCATGGTGCATCGGGACTGTCGGAACAGGATGTTCAAAACTGCATCAGGCATGGCATCAGCAAAGTCAACTACGCTACGGAACTCCGGATCGCCTTCACCGAGGCGGTAAAAAACTACTTCACCATTGAGAGCGATTTCATTGATCCAAAGAAATTCACCGGCTACGCGCGTGAAAAAGTGATGGATGTCGCAATAGAGAAGATGCGCACCTGCGGCAGTCACGGGCAGGCCGCGACATTTTTGAGAAGCAGAGGTTGACCGATGGAACGTTTGTTGCTAGGAATCGATATCGGTACATCATCGTGCAAAGTGGCGGTTTTCCAAGAGAACGGGCGTGTCGTCGTCCAGGCGGCTGCGGATTACCCGCTCTATTATCCGAGGCCCGGCTGGGTGGAGCAGGATCCCGACGAATGGTGGGCAGGGGTCTGTCAGGCCCTCCGGCAGTGCCTGAAGGATGAGAATGTCGATCCCGGTTTGATCGCCGGTATCGGGCTCGCCGGACAGGGTTGGTCGGCAATCCCAGTCGACGAAGAAGGGAACGTCCTCCAACGGACGCCGATCTGGCTGGATACACGGGCGGCAGACCTTTCCCGCCGCGTGCTGGAGAAAATTCCGGAAGAAGCCATCTTCCGGGTATCCGGCAACCCATTCTTCCCGACGTATTCGACGCCGAAAGTGCTCTGGTTCAGGGAGAAGATGCCGGAGCTGTTTGATCGGACGTACAAGTTTCTGCAGAGCAACGGTTTTATCGGTCTGAAACTCACGGGGAACCTGACATCCGATCGGAGCCAGAGCTACGGCTGGCATTTCTATGATCCGGTTGCGTGCGAATATGACCGGGACATGGCTGAGCGCTTCGACATCCCGATTGACAAGCTCCCGGAGATCGCCCGTTGCCATGACGTGATCGGTACGGTGACAGAACAGGCGGCGAGGGAGACGGGACTCAGGCCTGGCACGCCGGTCGTTGCGGGCGGGCTCGATGCGGCATGCGGCACATTGGGTGCCGGTGTGATCCGCCATTACGAGACCCAGCTGCAGGGAGGACAGGCGGGCGGTATCAGCATCTGCCTGAACGAGCCGAAGATGCATCCAAAGCTCATCTTCTCCCCGCACGTCATCCCGGACCGCTACCTCCTGCAGGGCGGTACGGTCGGCGGGGGCGGGGCGCTCCGCTGGTTCCGCGAGAAGTTCGGGGAGGATCTCAACTTCGGCGAGCTGACGAAGTTAGCCGAGCCGATCCCGGAAGGTTCCGACGGCGTCGTCTTCCTTCCATATCTGGCCGGTGAGCGCAGCCCGCTTTGGAACCCGAAGGCGAAAGCCGTCTTTTACGGACTCAGCTTCAAAGAGACGAAGGGCCATGCCCTTCGATCGGTACTCGAAGGCGTCGTCTTCTCGGTATACCACAACCTGCTCACCGCACAAGAAGCGGGTGTCGACATCGAAAAATTGGATATTCACGCAATGGGCGGTGCTGCCAACAGCGAATTGTGGATCCAGATGTATGCAGACGTCACCGGCTGCCCGATCTGCGTCCCCAGTTCCGATACCGCGACGACATTGGGTGCGGCCTTGCTTGCCGGAGTCGGTGTCGGCGTGTATGAGGACTTCGACGAAGCGGTCGCCCGCACGGTGACCATCCGTCGCCGGCACGAACCGGACCCGGAACGGCGGAAGCGGTACAAACCGTCGTTGGAGACGTATCTGAGACTCTCAAAGCTCATGAACGAAGAGATGTTTGTCTGAGCCACGAACGGAAGGCAATCGACTCTTGCGGGAAATGCAGTCCGGGGAGACGACCCC is part of the Kroppenstedtia eburnea genome and harbors:
- a CDS encoding class II fructose-bisphosphate aldolase, producing MALGTSRQILQHAREHGYAVCAFNVENMEMVQAVVGAAEETDSPVIIQTSANTVKYAHMDYYYGMVRAAMKHATVPVALHLDHGDGTELALKAIRAGYTSVMIDGSKQPFEENLRQTKAVVDLSRPVGVSVEAELGNVGGKLGDPDYGTDGYTKPDEAKEFVERTGVDSLAVAIGTAHGVYKGEPNLDLELLRTLRETVDVPLVLHGASGLSEQDVQNCIRHGISKVNYATELRIAFTEAVKNYFTIESDFIDPKKFTGYAREKVMDVAIEKMRTCGSHGQAATFLRSRG
- a CDS encoding xylulokinase codes for the protein MERLLLGIDIGTSSCKVAVFQENGRVVVQAAADYPLYYPRPGWVEQDPDEWWAGVCQALRQCLKDENVDPGLIAGIGLAGQGWSAIPVDEEGNVLQRTPIWLDTRAADLSRRVLEKIPEEAIFRVSGNPFFPTYSTPKVLWFREKMPELFDRTYKFLQSNGFIGLKLTGNLTSDRSQSYGWHFYDPVACEYDRDMAERFDIPIDKLPEIARCHDVIGTVTEQAARETGLRPGTPVVAGGLDAACGTLGAGVIRHYETQLQGGQAGGISICLNEPKMHPKLIFSPHVIPDRYLLQGGTVGGGGALRWFREKFGEDLNFGELTKLAEPIPEGSDGVVFLPYLAGERSPLWNPKAKAVFYGLSFKETKGHALRSVLEGVVFSVYHNLLTAQEAGVDIEKLDIHAMGGAANSELWIQMYADVTGCPICVPSSDTATTLGAALLAGVGVGVYEDFDEAVARTVTIRRRHEPDPERRKRYKPSLETYLRLSKLMNEEMFV